The genomic window TTATCAGCAGTTTGGCAGCACTGGGCCCTTTAAATCGGAAAAATGAAAAACTGACAGATATGGGGGCGTCAAATCCGGTGACCAATTATGGGATCAGCAAAGCGCTTGCCGAAACATACTTGGCTCAGATTCCGAATCTGCCCCTAATCACCTTCAGGCCTACCGCAGTATATGGGCCGAGAGAGAAAGACATTTTCATATTGATTAAAACCATTAAAGCAGGGCTGGAGCTGTATATCGGCAAACAGGAGCAGGAACTGAGCTTTGTGTACGCCACCGATTTGGCGAATATCATTATAAAAGCACTTGCATCTGATGTTGTTGGCAAAAGTTATAACATTTCTGATGGGTCAGTTTATAGCCGTTCTGCACTAGCTAGCCATGTGCGTAAGGCCTTAAACAAAAAAACGTTGACGGTGAATGTGCCTGTGCAAATGATTAAGGGCCTTGCCTGGTCGATGGAACGTTTGTATGGCGTATTTAATAAGATTCCTGCTTTAAATGTAGATAAGATAAAAGAACTCACCGCCCTCAATTGGGGCTGCGACATTAAAAATATTCAGAACGACTTTGGTTTTGTGCCTCAATTCGGACTCGAACAAGGGCTTAATGAAACCATAAACTGGTACCGTAAAAACAATTGGTTATAAGATTTTAAATAAAATAGAATGAAACAACAAGTAAAAGCAGCTGAAGGCAAGCTGGGAATATTAATGCCAGGATTAGGCGCTGTAGCAACAACCATGATTGCCGGAGTTGCTGCAATTAAAAAAGGGATATCAAAACCTATCGGTTCGTTAACACAGATGGGTACCATCCGTTTGGGAAAAAGAACAGAAAAAAGAGAACCAAAAATTAAAGATTTTGTGCCTCTGGCTGGTCTTGAAGACTTAGTTTTCGGTGGTTGGGATGTTTATGAAGATAATGTTTACGAAGCGGCAATGAATGCCCGCGTATTAGACGCTAATCTTTTGCGCGATGTACGCGAGGAATTACAGGCCATTAAACCGATGCGCGCTGCTTTCGACAGAAATTATGTAAAAAACCTTGATGGTAAATATGTAAAAGATCTCGATAACCGTTACGAACTGGCTTTAGCCGTAATGGAAGATATTAAAAACTTCAAAGCAGAAAACAATTGCGATCGTATAGTATTGGTGTGGTGTGGTTCTACCGAAATTTATTTCGAACCATCAGAAGTTCACGAATCGCTTGCTGCTTTTGAGCAGGGTTTAAGAGATAACGATTTGCGTATTGCACCAAGTATGATCTATGCTTATGCCGCATTAAAATTAGGAATTCCTTTCGCTAACGGAGCACCAAACTTAACGGTTGATATTCCAGCCTTAATCGAACTGGCTAAAGAAACCGATACCCCAATTGCCGGTAAAGATTTTAAAACCGGTCAAACTTTAATGAAAACAATTTTGGCACCTGGTTTGGCAGCACGTTCGTTAGGTGTAAACGGTTGGTTTTCTGATAATATTTTAGGTAACCGCGATGGTTTGGTGTTAGATGATCCTGATAATTTTAAAACAAAAGAAGTATCTAAACTGGGGGTATTGGAAGATATCTTTAAACCAGAGGTTAACCCTGATTTGTATGGTGATATGTACCACAAAATCAGGATCAACTATTATCCGCCTCACGGTGATAACAAAGAAAGCTGGGATAACATCGATATTTTCGGTTGGTTAGGTTATAAAATGCAGATCAAGATCAATTTCCTTTGTCGCGATTCGATTTTAGCCGCACCGATTGTATTAGATCTTGCTTTGTTTATCGATCTGGCTAAACGTGCAAACCTATCGGGCATTCAGGAATGGTTATCATTCTACCTGAAATCGCCACAAACGATTCCAGGAGTACCTGCTGAAAACGACATTTTTAAACAGTTAATGAAACTTCAGAACACCTTACGTTACATCATGGGCGAAGAATTGATCACCCATTTAGGTCAGGATTACGAAGAAGAACTGATAGAAACAGTATAGTGTTTATCCACAAATTTCTTTCAACGGCTCTGGGAATCGGGTATATCGGCAAGGGCGCAGGTACTTATGCTGCTATAGCAACCTGCATCTGCTGGCATCTTTTCCAGAGCCCTTATACCAACCCTTATTTATGGCCGGTGCTCTTCACTATGCTCATCGTGATATTGGGGGTAATGAGTGCCGATCGGGTTGAAGAGATTTGGGGGAAAGACCACGGTAGAGTGGTGATTGATGAAGTGGCTGGAATGTGCATCACCCTATTGTTTGTGCCTTTAAAATGGGAATACACCCTTATAGGACTTATTCTATTTAGGTTTTTTGATATCCTCAAGGCGCTTTACATCCGAAAACTCGAAGAATTACCAGGTGGTTGGGGGGTAATGGCAGATGATGTACTGGCTGGGATTTATGCAAATGTTATACTGCAACTGGTTGTTGCTTTAGCACTGTTTTAACCATAATGTTCACTTATCTAAAAGCACAGGCATCATCCTTAGTGGCCTCGGCAACAGATTTCGGTGTGACCATTCTTGCCGCAAATCTTTTTGGCTGGTGGTATCTGGCAGCAAGTATTACAGGTACGGTAGCAGGTGGAGCAGTTAATTTTTATGTGAACCGGAAATGGGTTTTCGAAAGTGAAGCTACCGTTATTAAATGGCAGGTGCTGAAATATATTTTGGTATGGGCCGGCAATCTGATTATCGTAACCGCGGGTGTGTTTGTGCTCACCCATTTTTTTAATCTCAATTATGTTCTCGCTAAAGTAGTTAGCTCAGTTATAACCGGGTTGAGTTACAATTATATCATGCAAAAGCAGTTTATTTTTTCAAGCTAAATGAAACCGATCTATTCATTTTTTCTCCTCGTGGTGCTCAGTTTTATTTTGCAGGTAAATGCTTTTGGCCAAAGAACAGTAGTATCTGGCACCGTGCGCGATGCGGTTACCAAAGAAACACTGCCCAATGTTTCCGTCTTTTTTAAAGACACTAAAATAGGGATACAGACCGATGTGAATGGAAAGTACACATTGGTTTCTCCCGATCCACAAAGCGAAATCACTTTTAACTATGTAGGTTATCGGGCAGTTTTTAAAAATGTTATGCCATCTGCAACGCAGGAACTCGATATTGCATTGGTTCCTGATTCAAAAGCTCTGGACGAAGTGGTCATTGTTGGTGGAAAAAAGGTGAGATACCGCAATAAAGATAATCCGGCGGTCGAATTGATCCGCCAGGTAATTGCCCATAAAGATGAAAACCGGATAAAGAGTTACAATACGGTGTCTTTTAGGCAGTATGAGAAGATGTTGTTTTCGTTGAGCAATGTTTCGGAAAAGTTTAAGAACAAAAAGATGTTCAGAAATTATCAGTTTTTATTTCAGGAACAGGATTCGACCTTAATTGGCGGAAAAAACCTCTTGCCGGTGTACATTCAGGAGCAACTAGCCGATAGTTACCTCAGTAAAGATCCAGAAAGAAATAAAACTGTTGTTATTGCCGAGAAACAGGTAAACTTCGATAGCAGGTACATCGATAATAAAGGAATGAAAACCTATTTCGATAGGATGTATCAGGATATTGATATCTATAAAAATAACATCTCTGTAATCAGTAATGAGTTTTTAAGTCCGATTTCGGATGGGGCACCTGCTTTTTATAAGTTTTTTATTACCGATACGTTAAAAAATCAAAAGCCTGAGGTCATCGAGCTGTCTTTTACGCCACGCAATACAAACGATATGTTGTTCGAAGGAAAGATTTATGTAACGAACGATAGCCATTACGCCGTTACCGGAGCTTCATTTGGGGTAAATAAAAACATTAACCTCAATTTTGTACGTGGGTTAAAAGTTGATCTCGATTTTGAAGCCAACAACAAAGGTAAATACAGTTTGAGCAAAAGTAATCTGTTGGCCGATTTTGGTATTGGCAAAACCAAAGGCATAGGTTTTACCGGCGAGCGTACTGTTACCTATAAGAATTACCAGTTTGATGCGGTTCTGCCCGATACTATTTTTCAAGGGAAAAGTACCGTGGTGCAGGCCGATGCAGCAAAAAAAGACGATAAATTCTGGGAGCAAAACAGACTGGATACCATTTCGAAGAACCAGCTTAAGATTTACGGCAATATTGATACCCTGCAAAACCTGCCATCTTTTAAACGGACGATGAAAATCGTTACGCTTTTATTTGCTGGCTATCAGAATCTGGGTCCTTACGAAATTGGTCCGGTAAATACATTTTACAGCTTTAACAATGTAGAAGGGTTGAGGCTGCGTATTGGGGGAAGAACAACACCCGAACTGAGTAAACGTTATTATTTCGAAAATTATTTGGCTTATGGGATTAAAGATGAGAAATGGAAGTTTTTCCTTTCCGGAACTTATTCGCTGAATAACAAATCGATCTACGAATTCCCCCAAAACTACGTGAGGGCCAGTTTTCAGCGCGACACTAAAATTCCCGGACAAGAGCTTCAGTTTGTGCAGGAAGATAATTTCCTGTTGTCGTTTAAGCGCGGGGTAAATGATATGCTGTTGTACAACGATTTTTACCGTTTAGATTATGTAAAAGAATTCGAAAACCACTTTTCTTATAACCTCGGCTTTAAAAAGTGGAGCCAAACGCCTGCCGGTGGACTCAATTACCTAAACGGAGCAAATCAATCTGTCAACCGGTTAAGTACCAGTGAAATTTCTCTGCAATTAAGGTACGCTCCGAATGAAAAGTTTTATCAGGGAAAAATATACCGTGTGCCCATTGCCGATCGTTATCCGGTATTTAATTTGCGTTATACTGCAGGTTTAAAGGGTGTTTTCGGTGGCGAATACAATTACCATAACTTAATGGGCAGCATCGATAAACGTTTCTATTTATCGCAGTTAGGCTATAGCGATGTAACTTTCGAAGGTGGTTATATCGCCGGAAAAGTGCCGTTCCCTTTATTGGCCATACACCGGGCTAACCAAACTTATGCCTATCAGCTCAACTCTTACAACCTGATGAACTTCCTAGAGTTTGTGAGCGATCACTATGTGAGCATCAATATCGATCATAATTTTAATGGCTTCTTTTTTAATAAAGTACCGTTGATCAAAAAATTAAAGTTGAGAGAAGTGGTATCATTCAAAGCCTTATATGGTGGATTGAGAAATGAAAATAACCCAAATTTCCAATCGGGATTGTACCAGTTTCCCGTTTACGAAAATGGCGCACAAAGAACTTATGCATTGGGTAACGAGCCCTATATGGAAGGTAGTGTTGGTGTAGGCAATATCTTTAAACTATTAAGGGTCGACGTAGTGAAACGGTTCAACTACCTCAATAATCCAGAAGTTTCGGAATGGGGAATAAGGGCAAGGGTAAAATTTGATTTTTAAGAAAAAAGCTATGGAAAAAAATCTAAGAGACAGCCTGCAACAGGGCATATATAAGGTGATTAACCCTTTTGTAAAGGGACTGATAAAAATAGGTTTAACACCTAATGCGGTAACCACCATTGGCCTGATCCTGAATATCGGTGTGGCGGTTATTTTTGTGCTCGGTGCCGAAAAATCGAACCGCGGCGATATGTCATACATTGGCTGGGGAGGGGCGCTGGTGCTTTTTGCAGGCCTGTTTGATATGCTCGATGGTCAGGTGGCGCGATTGGGTAACATGAGCTCGAAGTTTGGAGCTTTGTACGATTCGGTGCTCGATCGCTACAGCGAAATGATTATGTTTTTAGGAATTTGTTATTACCTGGTTGCGCATCATTATTTTTTAAGTTCCTTGTTTGCGTTTATCGCATTAATTGGCTCGATGATGGTGAGTTATACCCGTGCAAGGGCCGAGGGATTAGGTGTGGAGTGTAAAGGTGGTTTAATGCAAAGGCCCGAAAGGGTAGTAACCATTGGCGTTTTTGCCATAGCCTGTGGTATTGCAGGTCATTTTATTGGTGGCAATTACAAAGTTTACATACCAGGTATTTCATTCCATGTTTTCGAAACGATGTCGATTTTTACCATGCCCATTACCCTAATGGCGGTATTGACTAATATTACGGCTATTAAACGTTTACAAGAGGCCAAAAAAGGGCTCGAAGCGCAAGAATTTAATGAGCGAAAAGGAAATAACAAGGCGGCATTAATTGCCGGCTTGGTATTAATGGGAAGTTTAGCCGGAATGCTTTCTTTTAACGCAAATGCGCAGGGATCAGATCCTTCTCCGATTACTTTTCCAACGCCAAAAGATATCAGTAATCAGCTGTTTTATTTACAGCGCGATCCAAATACCAATACCATTATCTGCCAGTTAAATGTAGACAAACATGGCGAAGTAAATAAAGAACAGCCCGTAAATGTATTTTGGATGCGTTACGGAGATAAAGGCGAAAAGAAAGAGCTGAGTTATATCCAACGGAAATTTGCTTATGGTATTATCAGCAAAAATCTGGGTAACGGTCAGTTCGAACTGCGGTTTACCTCGCATAAAAAGTTGCCGATGTATTTAAATAAATCTGGTGCAGATAAAAAATACCATGTTTTTGCCACCATTAACAATAAAAAAATGCAGTTGGAACGGATATTTCTTCGGATTGAGGGCGGTACTTTTTGGTTTCCGAATGTAAAATATGTAGAAATAAAAGGTTTTGATGCTTCAGAGCCTTCAAAGGTGTTAGTTGAAAGGATTAAGGTGTAGCGGAGGGCGTTATTCGGACAATGTTGATTGTCATTCTGAGTGCAACGAAGAATCTTTTGATATGAGGTTGGGCGCTGTGTGTTATAGATTAGAGATTCTTCACTGCGTTCAGAATGACAGCGATTTGTCAGTCTGAGGGGAGTCGAAGACTTTGACTAAACGCTCACCCGATCCGTCATTTCGAGCGGAGTGCAGCGCAGTCGGGAACCCGAAGGCTCTGCGAAGCAAAATCTAAAAGATAGATCTCTCCATTCCGCTTTGCTTCAGTCGAGATGACGACTCATCTATCTTGATTTGTCACCAGATACATCATTTCGAGCGAAGTGTACGAAGCCGGTAAATCTATATCGATTTGTCAGTCTGAGCGGAGTCGAAGACCTATGTTCAGAATAATAAATTGTTTGAGGAAAAGATCCTGAAACAAATTCAGGATGACGATTAAATGTGAGGGTAGTCGAAGACCAGTTAAAAATATTACCAAATGAAAAAGAATTTTGTTTCAAATTCAACAGCATCTATCAGGATGTTTAAAAATGACTTTTTAGAAAGCCTATCAAAAGTTAGGTTTTATGTACCGTTGATCGTGTATGTTCCGGTTATTGCTTTCCTTTTTTGGAAGGCGCTTTGGGAAATCGAGATGTCCGTTTTAAATTTTGCCGGTTGGTTTTTGTTGGGCCTGGCCATCTGGACCATTACCGAATACATCCTGCACCGCTATGTTTTCCATTTCGAGCCAGATGTGGAATGGGGCAAGAAAATCCATTTTATTTTTCATGGTGTACACCACGATTACCCCAACGATGCGAAAAGGTTGGTGATGCCGCCTTCGGCCAGTATTCCTATGGCCTTAGGCTTTTATTTTCTTTTCGATTGGTTATTGCCTGATACAGTGGTTTACCCATTTTTCTCTGGTTTTATGATCGGTTATCTCTTTTACGATATGGTGCATTATGCCCTTCATCATGCCAATTTTAAAAGTGGTTTCTGGAAACAGTTAAAACAGCACCATATGCTTCATCATTATTCCGATTCGACCAAGGGTTATGGGGTAAGCTGGACTTTTTGGGATCATATTTTTAGATCTAATTTTGATAAAAAATAACATGCAGCAAGAGGCATTGCTTAAAAACAGTTTTTATAATCTTCGGAATATTTATCTAACAGTTGCTATCTCTGTTGGATATCTATTGTTATCAGTGCTGCTGGTTGGCTTTAAAACCGATCAGCTGGTGCTGATTTTTATTTTTAATGCTTTGTTTTATATCTCGAAGGGAACCAGGCAGTTTATCCTTGGCTTTTCGATCTTTATTGTCTATTGGATACTGTTTGATTACATGAAAGCCTTTCCAAACTATCTTTTTAATACGGTACATATTGAAGATTTATATGACCTGGAAAAAAATACTTTCGGCATTAACTACCATGGCTTAATACTTACACCTAACGAGTATTGGAAAATAAACAGTACTGCGTTTTTAGATGTATTGACAGGGCTTTTCTACCTGATGTGGGTACCTGTTCCGCTGGCCTTCGCTACTTATCTTTTCTTTAAGAATAAGGAACAGTTTGTTCGGTTCTCGCTCACCTTTGTTTGGGTAAATTTGTTAGGTTTTGTGTTGTACTACATTTTTCCGGCTGCACCGCCATGGTATGTGCAGGAACATGGCTTCGAGTTTATCGCCAAAACTGCCGGCAATACTGCTGGATTGGCCCGGTTTGACCATTATTTTAACATTACACTTTTTCATGGTATATACAGCAAAGGTTCTAATGTATTTGCGGCTATGCCATCGCTGCACTCATCTTATCCTGTTATTGTTGTTTATTATGGTTTAAAAAACCGCTTGGGTAAGATCAATATTTTCTTTGCTGCTGTAATGCTTGGCATCTGGTTTTCGGCTGTTTATACCAGTCATCATTATACGCTTGATGTATTGGCCGGATTAAGCTGCGCATTTTTGGGTATTATCTCTTTCAATTATTTAATACGGAATACTAAGTTGAAACAGTTTGCAGAAAATATGATAAGAGTTATTGGTAATTAGAAGCCCAGTAGCCGATCTTACACCATTAATATCTCTTATCATATTTTATTATTTTATAGCACCAAAAGCTGCAAAATAAGAGTTTTTATGCAGAATTTCGGTAACGCTAAACCCAACTTTTTGCAATAGAGCCAGTTGATAGTTTAAAGAACGCGGGGTATCTTCATATTCAATATAATCAAATACCTTTTGCTTATATTCCGCACCGCCAAGTGTTTCAAGGTAGGCCCCGTATTGCTCCTGAAAAAGATGATCGATCAATACAGAATCGTGTGCAATGAGGTCTGAAATCCAGATACTACCTCCAGGTTTTAAAGCCTGGTAAACTTTAGTAAAAACAAGTTCCCAATCGGCATCGGTGCGCAAATGATGAAATGTTGCAGCAGCAAGTATTATATCGAAATGATTCTCGGGTAAATTAAGGTTACGCATATCGTCCTGTATAACGTTTACTGTTCCGGTAGTTTGCACCGATACCCTATCTCTTGCACGTTCCAGCATCGGTAAACTCAAGTCGTTAAGTGTACAGTTGAGATTTGGGATTTTGCTGAGCATTTTTAACGTGTAATTGCCTGCACCACATCCAATATCCAACAGTTCTTTTGCATTTGGATTAATATATTTGGCCGCTCCGGTGCAAAGCTCCATGGTAAGCGGTGCATCGATGGTCGTTTGTTGTCCACTCTCCAAGTTCGAGAAACGTTCTACATCGTTATCAAACCTTGTTTTAATTTCTTCATTTGTTGCCTTATGCGAATAATCTTTATTCATTGCTTTAATTTTTTTGTAAAGTTAGTGCTGTTGATCATATTTGTAAAATATCAATTTTAGCATAAAACGATACCTATTAAGTATTATAAATATGGAGCTCAGACATTTGTTGTATTTTAAAACTGTTGCAGAAGAACTTCATTTTACCAAGGCTGCAGCAAAACTTTTCATCTCGCAGCCCCCCTTGAGCAGGCAGATTAAAGAACTTGAAGAAGAACTCGAAGTACAATTGTTTACCAGGAGTAATAAGCGGGTTGCATTAACAAATGCCGGAAAGTACTTTAAGACTGAAGTAGATGCTATGTTTGCCAAACTGGAAGAGAGTAAAGAAGTGGTCCGTAAAATTCATGATGGCGTTAGTGGCGAATTAAAGATTGGCTACATCAGTTCGGTTTACCAATCGCAACTGGCAGAAATTTTAAAATTAATGCACCAGGAATTCCCTTATTTGAAGACGAGTTTATTCGAAGTGCCCACACTTGCTCAAATTAAAGAGCTGGAACATGGTGGTTTAGATGTGGGGATTTTAAGAGCACCGGTTCTATCAGAAAAATTGAAAGTAGAATCTTTGTTTTTTGATCCATTTGTAGTGGTTATTCCTTTAACAGACCAAAAAATTGATGCGAAGAACGGACTTGCTGATTTTTTGAAGAAAAGCCCGTTTATATTCTTTAATAAAGATTTTGCGCCTCAGTATAACCAGAAACTGATGGAAATTTGCCAGCGGATGGGCTTTAGTCCCGATATTACCCACGAGGCCAACAATGTACACTCCATATTACAATTGGTAGAAGCAGGCCTGGGGGTATCTATTTTGCCATTGTCGTTAAAAAAACAATATGCACAGTTGAAAGTATCTTTTATTGAATTTGATGCTATTCCGGTCAACACAGAGGTGGTACTGGCTTATAAAGAATCAAATAAAAATCCGGCGTTAAGCTGGTTTATTAAATATTATGCCGAGTTAAAAATCAATTGATTTTCAATAAGATAAGTATAATGAAATCCAGTACCGTTAATCAATATACATTGATTGACGACCGATGAAATTGTAAGAAAGGCCGTTTTCTAATGGGAGGCAGTCATTTTTACAAATTTCAAAATCCTATAGCCACTCATTGGGTATTATTTTTCAAAAGAAACGGTCAACTGCATAAAACACGGCCAGTAAAATGGATTGATGTAAAATTAGCCCCAAAAAGGTAGTTGATTTCCGATTTTCTACCATATCATTTCCGATTTTCACCTCTTTTAAACTTGTAAAAGCACAAATTTGCCGCAACCAAGATCAAAAGCCTGTGTTAAGGCTTAACACAAAATGAATTATACAAGTTTACCTAACCCATGTAAGAAATTATTGTTCGCCATATGTTTTCTGGCTACAGTAGTTATTGCTCATGCACAAAAGGCAGCTGATGAAAAAGAAGCAATGAAAAATCTGCTTGACAGGCAATTTGAATTTGCACAGAAACAATATCAGTTACTGGCCAAAAACACACCGGCAGACCGCATGCCTAAAACCTATTATGCAAAAAATAATAAACTGGAAACGAGCGATACCAAATGGTGGTGCAGTGGTTTTTATCCAGGTTCGCTACTTTACATTTACGAATACACCAAAGATTCAGGTACCTTAAAAGAGGTAGAAAAGCGCCTTGCCGTACTAGAGAAGGAGAAACATTATATCGGAAACCATGATTTAGGTTTCATGATGTTCTGTAGTTTCGGCAATGCCTATCGCATTACAGGTAATGCGCGATATAAACCAACCATCGATACAGCTGCAGCTTCGCTTGCCACGCGCTACCGTCCGGCTGCTAAAGTAATCCAATCTTGGAACAGCAGTAAACAATGGAAAGGCCCTGTCATTATTGATAATATGATGAATCTGGAGTTGTTGGCATGGGTGTCTGATCATGGTGGCGATCCGAAATACAAGAAAATTGCCATCAACCATGCTGATACTTCGCTTAAAAACCATTTCAGGTCAAACTATAGTTCCTATCATGTAGTAGATTACGACATGACTACTGGCAAAGTACTTAAGAGAGGTACGGCCCAGGGGGCTTTTGACGAATCGGCCTGGAGCCGTGGTCAGGGCTGGGGATTATACGGTTATACCATGATGTACCGTTTTACCAGGAACAAACATTATCTTAATCAGGCAAAAAACATCGCAAAATTTATCATCAATCATCCGAATATGCCTGCCGATCAGGTTCCATACTGGGACTTTAACGCACCGAACATTCCAGGTACTTATCGTGATGCTTCTGCCGCTGCGGTTATTGCCTCTGGTTTGTTGGAATTAGGACAATATGCAACAAAAACCGAACGAAAATTATATGTAGGCGAAGCAAAGAAAATGATCATTTCACTCTCATCTGATGCATATACTGCAAAGCTGGGTGAAAACGGTGGTTTTTTACTGATGCACAGCACTGGAGCCTTACCCCTTAAATCTGAAGTCGACGTTCCGCTAAGCTACGCCGATTATTACTATCTCGAGGCGCTGATGCGCTACAAAAACTGGTATTTATAACACACACAAAATGGAAAGAAGAAAATTTATAGGCGCGTTGTCATTAACCGGCATATTTGGGCTGTTTAATCCTAACGAAGTTTTGTCCGCTACAAAAGTTAATAAAAATACAGGTGCTCAACCAAAAAATGACAGAGAATATTGGTATAAACTACTGTATAAAATTGCCAGCCCTGTTGTTTCCAATTTAGCCAATGGAACACTGATTAAAAATATGCCAGTGGTTACGGCACCGAAATTCGACTCCAGAACACCTGCTGTATCGTACTTAGAAGCTGTTGGCCGTACCTATGCCGGAATTGCACCCTGGCTTTCGTTACCTGATGATACCACAACCGAAGGTGTTTTAAGAAACAAGCTGAAATTACAGGCCATTCAGGGATTGGATAGCTGTTTTGCAGCAAATAGTCCTGATAAACTAAATTTTACCAAAGATTATCAGCCGATTGTTGATTCAGCCTACCTGGCACAAACCTTTTTAAGAGCCCCTAAAGCCCTATGGGAACCCTTGAAGCCCGAAACAAAACGCGAAATTATTGCTTCGTTTAAATCATTGAGGAACAGAAAACCCTTTAAAAATAACTGGTTGTTATTTGGTTCTATTACAGAAGCTTTTTTATTATCGATTGGTGAACAACACGATGAAAGCCGCTTAAATGAGGGGGTAGATACATTAAACGCATGGTATAAAGGAGATGGTTGGTATGGTGATGGCGTAAACATGGCTTTTGATTATTACAATTCTTTTGTAATCCACCCGATGATGGTGGATACGCTAGCTGTTATGCTCGATAAAAAGCTAATCAAAAAAGAACGATACGATCTTGCCGTAAAAAGGATGCAGCGTTATGTAGTCGGGCAAGAGCGTATGATTTCTCCTGAAGGAACCTATCCACCAATCGGACGTTCAATTACCTATAGAACCGGTGCTTTCCAGGCTTTAAGCCAAATTGCCTTAATGCATAAGTTACCAGCCACCATTCAGCCAGCTCAAGTGCGTTCTGCCTTAACTAAAGTAAAACAGAATATGTACGAGATCCCTGGAACTTTTGACTCAAAAGGATGGTTACAGCTTGGCTTTTGTGGTCATGATCCTGAAATAGCAGATTATTATACTTCTACAGGCAGTTTGTATATGGCCACCTTATCATTCCTTCCTTTGGGTTTACCCGCTAGCGACGAGTTTTGGGCGGCACCTGCGGCAGAGTGGACATCAAAGAAAGCCTGGGCAGCAAAACCATTCACCAAAGACTATCATGTAGATTTTTAACCTAGAAAAAAGGAGGCTGTATCTTAAAGTTAAGTTCGATTCAAATTGTTAAGTTAAGCTTCTTGATGAATCGGGATTTGGGTCGGAAAAACTAAGGATTGGGACGGGCTTGGTTCGGGCTTGGTTCGGACTTACAACAGAGTTGTGACAATTATATCCGAACCAACTATGTTTTAAAACCCTGTTAAATTTGTTGAAATAGCACATTGATTACAATTCTTTTTTTATCTTAGTGGTAATCATCCCATAATTTTAAAAATTATGGCAATATTTAAACAAGGAATCAACGGTGGTTTCACCGGGAAAGTTGGGAGCGTAATAGGCTATCAGCTAAATGGACAATGGGTAATGAAAGCTTTACCTAAATCCAGTGCAAAAAACAAAAAAGGAACAGCCCAACAAAAGCTTTGCAGGTTTGGTTTTACCAGGATGCAGCATTTCCTTAAACCCTTAATTAACTTCATTAGGGTAGGGTACAATATCGAATCTAAACTGAGGATGATGACTGCGCATAATGCTGCCAAGTCGTACAATATGCGCAATGCATTGGATGCGAATGGCGAAATTGATTAT from Flavobacterium sp. W4I14 includes these protein-coding regions:
- a CDS encoding hypothetical protein (product_source=COG4289; cog=COG4289; pfam=PF10022; superfamily=48239) produces the protein MERRKFIGALSLTGIFGLFNPNEVLSATKVNKNTGAQPKNDREYWYKLLYKIASPVVSNLANGTLIKNMPVVTAPKFDSRTPAVSYLEAVGRTYAGIAPWLSLPDDTTTEGVLRNKLKLQAIQGLDSCFAANSPDKLNFTKDYQPIVDSAYLAQTFLRAPKALWEPLKPETKREIIASFKSLRNRKPFKNNWLLFGSITEAFLLSIGEQHDESRLNEGVDTLNAWYKGDGWYGDGVNMAFDYYNSFVIHPMMVDTLAVMLDKKLIKKERYDLAVKRMQRYVVGQERMISPEGTYPPIGRSITYRTGAFQALSQIALMHKLPATIQPAQVRSALTKVKQNMYEIPGTFDSKGWLQLGFCGHDPEIADYYTSTGSLYMATLSFLPLGLPASDEFWAAPAAEWTSKKAWAAKPFTKDYHVDF